A region of Piscinibacter gummiphilus DNA encodes the following proteins:
- a CDS encoding PQQ-dependent sugar dehydrogenase, producing MKPTVSRFRLIALSACIGALMVACGGDDAAPPDTTGGGGGGGGGGGGGGSTGGSGGGADNVKPVAQLTSPANLADALTGTLNLQATATDNVGVASVEFQIDGVAIGTADTTAPYAATVNVADHPAGQHILRARARDAAGNLSDWSTSTVRFGGSATVPKGFSQNNAWITGLHSATSMAQAPDGRLFIAQKGGTIRIVKNGALLPQPLVDNSVNTDSAGERGFIGIAIHPDFATNGYVYVHYTNTAGGSHGRISRYVVSGDVSDGVETVLVDLPVLSSATNHNGGAIHFGLDGKLYVGVGDNADRTRSPLLTSVFGKVLRFNDDGSIPTDNPHYATQTGQARAIWARGLRNPFTFAVQPVTGTLYINDVGEGTWEEIDVGAAGANYGWPSSEGPTTDAGITAPLFAYNHAAATPPGSGPGGFLTGFSIAGGAFYPASGPFAANYRGNYFFADYVSRWVGRLDPANGNAASTFATLAANPVDLLVGNDGALYVLGLSGITRIAVN from the coding sequence ATGAAACCCACCGTCTCCCGCTTTCGCCTGATCGCCCTCAGCGCCTGCATCGGCGCCCTCATGGTCGCCTGCGGTGGCGACGATGCCGCACCGCCCGACACCACCGGGGGTGGCGGTGGCGGCGGTGGCGGTGGCGGTGGTGGCGGCAGCACCGGGGGCAGCGGGGGTGGCGCCGACAACGTGAAGCCGGTCGCCCAGCTGACCTCGCCCGCCAACCTGGCGGACGCGCTCACCGGCACCCTGAACCTGCAGGCCACGGCCACCGACAACGTGGGCGTCGCCTCGGTGGAGTTCCAGATCGACGGCGTGGCCATCGGCACCGCCGACACCACGGCCCCGTACGCCGCCACGGTCAACGTGGCCGACCACCCGGCCGGCCAGCACATCCTCCGGGCCCGCGCACGGGACGCGGCGGGCAACCTCTCCGACTGGTCGACGTCCACCGTGCGCTTCGGCGGCTCCGCTACCGTGCCGAAGGGCTTCTCGCAGAACAACGCCTGGATCACCGGGCTCCACAGCGCCACGTCGATGGCGCAGGCACCCGACGGCCGGCTCTTCATCGCGCAGAAGGGCGGCACCATCCGGATCGTGAAGAACGGCGCGCTGCTGCCCCAGCCCCTCGTGGACAACAGCGTCAACACCGACTCGGCCGGCGAACGCGGCTTCATCGGCATCGCCATCCACCCGGACTTCGCCACCAACGGCTACGTGTACGTGCACTACACGAACACGGCCGGCGGCTCGCACGGGCGCATCAGCCGGTACGTGGTGAGCGGCGACGTGTCCGACGGCGTCGAAACCGTGCTCGTCGACCTGCCGGTGCTGAGCAGTGCCACCAACCACAACGGCGGCGCCATCCACTTCGGCCTCGACGGCAAGCTCTACGTGGGCGTGGGGGACAACGCGGACCGCACGCGGTCGCCGCTGCTCACCAGCGTGTTCGGCAAGGTCCTGCGCTTCAACGACGACGGTTCGATCCCCACCGACAACCCCCACTACGCCACCCAGACGGGCCAGGCCCGGGCCATCTGGGCGCGCGGCCTGCGCAACCCGTTCACCTTCGCGGTCCAGCCCGTCACCGGCACGCTCTACATCAACGACGTGGGCGAAGGCACCTGGGAGGAGATCGACGTCGGCGCGGCGGGCGCCAACTACGGCTGGCCGTCGAGCGAAGGCCCCACCACGGATGCCGGCATCACCGCCCCGCTGTTCGCCTACAACCACGCCGCGGCCACCCCGCCGGGTTCCGGCCCGGGCGGCTTCCTCACCGGCTTCTCGATCGCCGGCGGCGCCTTCTACCCGGCCAGCGGCCCGTTCGCGGCCAACTACCGCGGCAACTACTTCTTCGCCGACTACGTGAGCCGCTGGGTGGGCCGCCTCGACCCCGCCAACGGCAACGCGGCCAGCACCTTCGCCACGCTGGCGGCGAACCCGGTGGACCTGCTCGTCGGGAACGACGGTGCGCTGTACGTGCTCGGCCTCTCGGGCATCACGCGCATCGCCGTCAACTGA
- a CDS encoding VUT family protein has translation MGDTFVRLWRPIAAMVAVIVSSNWLVQFPINDWLTWGAFTYPVAFLVTDLTNRAVGAQGARRVVWIGFPVAVAVSLALAPWRIGVASGAAFLIAQLMDVAVFNRWRQSSWWKAPLIGSAVASVVDTAVFFSIAFAGTGMDWMQLAAGDLGIKWLMAAVLLLPYRWMLPHLQAWAPAR, from the coding sequence ATGGGCGACACCTTCGTGCGCCTGTGGCGCCCCATCGCGGCCATGGTCGCCGTGATCGTCTCCTCGAACTGGCTGGTGCAGTTCCCCATCAACGACTGGCTGACCTGGGGGGCGTTCACGTACCCCGTGGCCTTCCTCGTCACCGACCTGACGAACCGGGCCGTGGGCGCCCAGGGCGCGCGGCGGGTGGTGTGGATCGGTTTCCCGGTGGCGGTGGCCGTGTCGCTGGCGCTTGCGCCGTGGCGCATCGGCGTGGCCTCGGGCGCGGCGTTCCTGATCGCCCAGCTGATGGACGTGGCCGTGTTCAACCGCTGGCGCCAGAGCAGCTGGTGGAAGGCCCCGCTGATCGGCTCGGCGGTGGCGTCGGTCGTCGACACCGCGGTGTTCTTCTCGATCGCGTTCGCGGGGACCGGGATGGACTGGATGCAGCTCGCGGCCGGGGACCTGGGCATCAAGTGGCTGATGGCGGCGGTGCTGCTGCTGCCGTACCGCTGGATGCTGCCCCACCTCCAGGCCTGGGCCCCCGCGCGCTGA
- a CDS encoding 3'-5' exonuclease, which yields MAAVIAPAPTPPRTRAGVPAILDIEASGFGRASYPIEIGYILADGSTFCTLVRPAPGWTHWDPSAEAVHHISRAALERHGRPVNEVARLLNDRLRGQTLYTDAWGHDYAWLSSLFEEAGLVPLFRLDSLRKLLTDDEAARWKRAKDQITGEFSVARHRASVDAWLLQQTWLRLQHRPGGECLFCDLPE from the coding sequence ATGGCCGCCGTCATCGCCCCCGCCCCCACCCCGCCGCGCACCCGCGCCGGGGTGCCGGCCATCCTCGACATCGAGGCGTCGGGGTTCGGGCGGGCCAGCTACCCCATCGAGATCGGGTACATCCTCGCGGACGGCAGCACCTTCTGCACGCTGGTGCGTCCGGCCCCGGGCTGGACGCACTGGGACCCGTCGGCCGAGGCGGTGCACCACATCTCCCGCGCGGCCCTCGAACGCCACGGCCGGCCGGTGAACGAGGTGGCGCGGCTGCTGAACGACCGGCTGCGTGGCCAGACGCTCTACACCGACGCCTGGGGCCACGATTACGCGTGGCTCTCGTCGCTGTTCGAGGAAGCGGGCCTGGTGCCGCTGTTCCGTCTCGACAGCCTGCGCAAGCTGCTGACCGACGACGAGGCCGCCCGCTGGAAGCGGGCGAAGGACCAGATCACCGGCGAGTTCTCGGTGGCACGCCACCGCGCGAGCGTGGACGCGTGGCTGCTGCAGCAGACCTGGCTGCGGCTGCAGCACCGGCCGGGTGGCGAATGCCTCTTCTGCGACCTGCCCGAGTAG
- a CDS encoding retropepsin-like aspartic protease family protein: MTDAVRRLAAGLALAGCAGLAAAQQVSMSGSLGASKALLIIDGQPRTVAVGSTVGGVRLISTGPDQSVVDVGGRRLTLMIGAAHVGNSPDTPGDGTRIVLSASTGGHFLATGSINGSSTQFMVDTGATSVAMSQAEADRLGVKYQQGRQGKAHTAGGEVTLHRVRLAAIRIGDVTVRDVDAVVLPTPMPYILLGNTFLSRFQMTRQNDIMTLDRRF, from the coding sequence GTGACTGACGCCGTGCGCCGCCTGGCCGCGGGCCTCGCCCTCGCGGGCTGCGCCGGCCTCGCGGCCGCCCAGCAGGTCTCGATGAGCGGCAGCCTCGGCGCCAGCAAGGCGCTGCTGATCATCGACGGCCAGCCGCGCACGGTCGCGGTGGGCAGCACGGTGGGCGGCGTGCGCCTGATCAGCACCGGCCCCGACCAGTCCGTGGTCGACGTGGGCGGCCGCCGCCTGACGCTGATGATCGGCGCCGCCCACGTGGGCAACAGCCCGGACACACCCGGCGACGGCACCCGCATCGTGCTCTCGGCCAGCACCGGCGGGCACTTCTTGGCCACGGGGTCCATCAACGGCTCGAGCACGCAGTTCATGGTCGACACCGGCGCCACGTCGGTCGCGATGAGCCAGGCCGAGGCCGACCGCCTCGGCGTGAAGTACCAGCAGGGACGCCAGGGCAAGGCCCACACGGCCGGCGGCGAGGTGACGCTGCACCGGGTGCGCCTGGCCGCCATCCGCATCGGCGACGTGACCGTGCGCGACGTGGACGCGGTGGTGCTGCCCACGCCGATGCCCTACATCCTGCTCGGCAACACCTTCCTGTCGCGGTTCCAGATGACCCGCCAGAACGACATCATGACCCTCGACCGGCGCTTCTGA
- the murB gene encoding UDP-N-acetylmuramate dehydrogenase, producing MQIESGVSLKPYNTFGLPAVAQTLVRITDDAGVRQVVDHPDLGTTPKFILGGGSNIVLTRDMPQVVLKVEVRGLRVVEERADAWIVEAGAGETWHDFVAWTLDQGLPGLENLALIPGTVGASPVQNIGAYGIEVKDRFESLDGVDLLTGRSVTLNGEFCAFGYRDSVFKHSLAGRVVITRVRFRLPKPWQPVLGYLELERKMAEHGVTRPEPRQVFDWICAIRRAKLPDPAVVGNAGSFFKNPVVTPEQCRDIIGRDPEIVHYPMPDGTMKLAAGWMIDACGWKGKSVGKAGVYEKQALVLVNRGGAIGSEVMLLAKAIQESVYGRFGIRLEPEPVVV from the coding sequence ATGCAAATCGAGTCCGGCGTGAGCCTGAAACCCTACAACACCTTCGGCCTGCCGGCGGTGGCCCAGACACTCGTCCGCATCACGGACGATGCCGGGGTGCGCCAGGTCGTCGACCACCCGGACCTGGGCACCACGCCGAAGTTCATCCTCGGCGGGGGCAGCAACATCGTGCTGACCCGCGACATGCCCCAGGTGGTGCTCAAGGTGGAGGTGCGCGGCCTCCGCGTGGTCGAGGAGCGCGCCGACGCCTGGATCGTCGAGGCCGGCGCCGGCGAGACGTGGCACGACTTCGTCGCGTGGACGCTCGACCAGGGACTGCCGGGCCTCGAGAACCTCGCGCTGATCCCGGGCACCGTCGGGGCGTCGCCGGTGCAGAACATCGGGGCGTACGGCATCGAGGTGAAGGACCGCTTCGAGTCGCTCGACGGCGTGGACCTGCTCACCGGGCGCAGCGTCACGCTGAACGGGGAGTTCTGCGCCTTCGGCTACCGCGACAGCGTCTTCAAGCATTCGCTGGCCGGACGGGTCGTCATCACCCGCGTGAGGTTCCGCCTGCCGAAACCCTGGCAGCCGGTGCTGGGCTACCTGGAGCTCGAACGGAAGATGGCCGAACACGGCGTGACACGGCCCGAGCCGCGTCAGGTGTTCGACTGGATCTGCGCCATCCGCCGCGCCAAGCTGCCCGACCCGGCGGTGGTGGGCAACGCCGGCAGCTTCTTCAAGAATCCGGTGGTCACGCCCGAGCAGTGCCGCGACATCATCGGCCGCGACCCCGAGATCGTGCACTACCCGATGCCCGACGGCACCATGAAGCTCGCGGCGGGCTGGATGATCGATGCCTGCGGCTGGAAGGGCAAGTCGGTGGGCAAGGCCGGCGTCTACGAGAAGCAGGCGCTCGTGCTCGTCAACCGCGGCGGTGCCATCGGCTCCGAGGTGATGCTGCTGGCCAAGGCCATCCAGGAGAGCGTGTACGGCCGCTTCGGCATCCGCCTCGAACCCGAACCGGTGGTGGTCTGA
- the ppnP gene encoding pyrimidine/purine nucleoside phosphorylase — MSNITQSLAGKVSTKANVYFDGKCVSHSIELADGTKKSVGVILPATLNFGTGAPEIMELIDGSCRVKLKGESEWKTYSGGQSFSVPGNSSFDIEVTTALHYICHFG; from the coding sequence ATGAGCAACATCACCCAGAGCCTGGCCGGCAAGGTCAGCACCAAGGCCAACGTCTACTTCGACGGCAAGTGCGTCTCGCACAGCATCGAACTCGCCGACGGCACCAAGAAGAGCGTGGGCGTGATCCTGCCCGCCACGCTGAACTTCGGCACCGGCGCCCCGGAAATCATGGAACTGATCGACGGCAGCTGCCGCGTGAAGCTCAAGGGTGAGAGCGAGTGGAAGACGTACTCGGGTGGCCAGTCGTTCTCGGTGCCCGGGAACTCGTCGTTCGACATCGAAGTGACGACCGCCCTGCACTACATCTGCCATTTTGGTTGA
- a CDS encoding long-chain fatty acid--CoA ligase, translated as MPVSADVKAPRPHEAVWPKRLPRELVVPSTSLWFNLEVSARRYPQKAAYVFFGKPLSYAELQQQAESIAGWLQEVGVKKGDRVALYMQNCPQFVAAYYGILRADAVVVPVNPMNKADEFGHYITDPAARVAICTADGAAVVAAANAAVPEGQRLTHVLVSRFTDAMPEGPIDPELAPPAPVEAWLRLDPPMPESTPATQYVRWTDVLAAKRVPGPHTAGPDDLAVLPYTSGTTGNPKGCMHTHATVMSNTVGIQWAHGGPEAVSLGVVPMFHITGMTGTVCAAVFAASTVVILPRWDRELAGRMISRYRVTHFTCIPTMIIDLFGSPNYKSFDLSSLKALNGGGAAMPQAVAERLLKEFDLVFAEGYGLTETCAATHANPPERAKQQCLGIPTFGVDSRVVDPVTLKEMPVGEVGEIISHGLQVFKGYWNQPEATAAAFVEFEGKKFFRTGDLGRMDEEGYFFITDRLKRMINASGFKVWPAEVEMLLYKHPAVQEACIISAQDSYRGETVKAVVVLRADAKGKTAPDDITNWAKDHMAAYKVPKIVQFVDSLPKSGSGKVMWRLLQDQEKG; from the coding sequence ATGCCCGTGTCCGCCGATGTGAAAGCCCCCCGTCCGCACGAAGCCGTCTGGCCCAAGCGCCTGCCGCGCGAACTCGTCGTGCCGTCCACGTCCCTCTGGTTCAACCTCGAGGTCTCGGCACGCCGCTACCCGCAGAAAGCCGCATACGTGTTCTTCGGAAAGCCCCTCTCGTACGCCGAACTGCAGCAGCAGGCGGAGTCGATCGCCGGGTGGCTGCAGGAAGTCGGCGTCAAGAAGGGCGACCGCGTGGCGCTCTACATGCAGAACTGCCCGCAGTTCGTCGCCGCGTACTACGGCATCCTGCGTGCCGACGCGGTGGTGGTGCCGGTCAACCCGATGAACAAGGCCGACGAGTTCGGCCACTACATCACCGACCCGGCGGCCCGCGTGGCGATCTGCACGGCCGACGGCGCGGCGGTGGTCGCCGCGGCCAACGCCGCGGTGCCCGAGGGCCAGCGCCTGACACACGTGCTGGTGAGCCGGTTCACCGATGCGATGCCCGAGGGCCCCATCGATCCCGAACTCGCGCCGCCCGCGCCGGTCGAGGCGTGGCTGCGCCTCGACCCGCCGATGCCCGAATCCACCCCGGCCACGCAGTACGTGCGCTGGACCGACGTGCTCGCCGCGAAGCGCGTCCCCGGCCCGCACACGGCCGGTCCGGACGACCTCGCCGTGCTGCCCTACACCTCGGGCACCACGGGCAACCCGAAGGGCTGCATGCACACGCACGCCACGGTGATGTCGAACACCGTGGGCATCCAGTGGGCCCACGGCGGCCCCGAGGCGGTGAGCCTGGGCGTGGTGCCCATGTTCCACATCACCGGCATGACCGGCACCGTGTGCGCGGCGGTGTTCGCCGCCAGCACGGTCGTGATCCTGCCGCGCTGGGACCGTGAACTCGCCGGCCGCATGATCTCCCGGTACCGGGTCACGCACTTCACGTGCATCCCCACGATGATCATCGACCTGTTCGGCAGCCCGAACTACAAGAGCTTCGACCTGAGCAGCCTGAAGGCGCTCAACGGCGGCGGCGCGGCCATGCCGCAGGCCGTGGCCGAGCGCCTGCTGAAGGAGTTCGACCTGGTGTTCGCCGAAGGCTACGGCCTCACCGAGACCTGCGCCGCCACGCACGCGAACCCGCCCGAGCGGGCGAAGCAGCAGTGCCTGGGCATTCCCACCTTCGGCGTCGATTCGCGCGTGGTGGACCCGGTCACGCTCAAGGAGATGCCGGTGGGCGAGGTGGGCGAGATCATCAGCCACGGCCTGCAGGTCTTCAAGGGCTACTGGAACCAGCCCGAGGCCACGGCGGCCGCGTTCGTCGAGTTCGAGGGCAAGAAGTTCTTCCGCACCGGCGACCTGGGCCGCATGGACGAGGAAGGCTACTTCTTCATCACCGACCGCCTCAAGCGCATGATCAACGCGAGCGGCTTCAAGGTGTGGCCGGCCGAGGTGGAGATGCTGCTCTACAAGCACCCCGCGGTGCAGGAGGCCTGCATCATCTCGGCCCAGGACAGCTACCGCGGCGAGACCGTGAAGGCGGTCGTCGTGCTGCGCGCCGACGCCAAGGGCAAGACCGCGCCCGACGACATCACGAACTGGGCCAAGGACCACATGGCCGCCTACAAGGTGCCGAAGATCGTGCAGTTCGTCGACTCGCTGCCCAAGTCGGGCTCGGGCAAGGTCATGTGGCGCCTGCTGCAGGACCAGGAGAAGGGCTGA
- a CDS encoding serine/threonine protein kinase, with protein MTSSLPPTTSTGSAPLQDEHDALPVGTRLGEFEILKVLGVGGFGIVYLAMDHALDRLVAVKEYMPSMMAARGRGTEVSLRSSMHQDTFNIGLRSFVNEAKLLARFNHPSLVKVYRFWEANGTAYMAMPFYPGRTLKDERRAMLHTPDESWLRGLVDPLLGAMEVLHKESVYHRDIAPDNILLLPDGPPVLLDFGAARAVIGDRTQSLTAVLKPSYAPIEQYADVGHLRQGPWTDLYALGAVLHFVVTGRPPKPSASRAVHDDHVPLTTLPREVTGSMPLKVLKAIDWALTVSPHTRPQNVQQFRDALEGRVDPPEQPAPVPAAPAVPVSPPAAGWDRTQQTDDAAPVDLELTVVTKPAATPADATIAAPPRGATGTAPVRPPAAAVPVPPPPPPPPAPPAVSAPPVAPAPPPRTSRALPPMFDGADAPAEATGSGSRTGLMLGVLGAVLLVVVALGYLLLKDRLGKPAAPVTPPAVAASAAVPVIVAPATVPATPATPAVDPAPAAVAPPPVVAVPNWSASAVAPAVAPPPATTPVTPPPVTAVAPTPAPRANPQPARPRTPAATPAAPAAAAQTPRDVCNARATGSMSSCMQRVCTQGALVDHPQCVQLRRDSEW; from the coding sequence ATGACCAGCAGTCTCCCCCCCACCACCAGCACCGGCAGCGCGCCCCTGCAGGACGAGCACGACGCGCTGCCCGTCGGCACGCGCCTGGGCGAGTTCGAGATCCTGAAGGTGCTGGGTGTGGGCGGTTTCGGCATCGTGTACCTCGCGATGGACCACGCCCTCGACCGCCTCGTGGCCGTCAAGGAGTACATGCCGTCGATGATGGCGGCCCGCGGGCGCGGCACCGAGGTGTCGCTGCGCTCCAGCATGCACCAGGACACGTTCAACATCGGCCTGCGTTCGTTCGTGAACGAGGCCAAGCTGCTCGCCCGCTTCAACCACCCGTCGCTCGTCAAGGTGTACCGGTTCTGGGAGGCGAACGGCACGGCGTACATGGCGATGCCGTTCTACCCGGGCCGCACGCTCAAGGACGAGCGCCGTGCGATGCTGCACACGCCCGATGAAAGCTGGCTGCGCGGCCTCGTCGACCCCTTGCTCGGGGCGATGGAGGTGCTGCACAAGGAGAGCGTGTACCACCGGGACATCGCTCCCGACAACATCCTGCTGCTGCCCGACGGCCCGCCGGTGCTGCTCGACTTCGGCGCCGCGCGCGCCGTGATCGGGGACCGCACGCAGTCGCTGACGGCCGTGCTCAAGCCGAGCTACGCGCCCATCGAGCAGTACGCCGACGTGGGCCACCTGCGCCAGGGCCCGTGGACCGACCTGTACGCGCTCGGCGCGGTGCTGCACTTCGTCGTGACCGGGCGCCCGCCGAAGCCGTCGGCGTCGCGGGCGGTGCACGACGACCACGTGCCGCTCACCACGCTGCCCCGCGAAGTCACGGGCAGCATGCCGCTCAAGGTGCTCAAGGCCATCGACTGGGCGCTGACCGTGAGCCCGCACACACGGCCCCAGAACGTCCAGCAGTTCCGCGATGCGCTCGAAGGGCGCGTGGACCCGCCCGAGCAGCCCGCCCCCGTGCCGGCCGCCCCCGCCGTTCCGGTGTCCCCGCCGGCCGCGGGCTGGGACCGCACCCAGCAGACCGACGATGCGGCCCCGGTGGACCTCGAACTGACGGTGGTCACGAAGCCGGCCGCGACGCCGGCCGATGCCACCATCGCCGCACCGCCCCGCGGCGCCACCGGGACGGCACCCGTGCGTCCGCCGGCGGCTGCCGTGCCCGTGCCGCCACCGCCGCCGCCGCCGCCGGCACCGCCCGCGGTGTCGGCCCCGCCCGTGGCTCCCGCACCGCCGCCGCGCACGTCGCGCGCGCTGCCACCGATGTTCGACGGGGCCGATGCACCCGCCGAGGCCACCGGGTCGGGCTCGCGTACCGGGCTGATGCTGGGCGTGCTGGGCGCCGTGCTGCTCGTCGTGGTGGCCCTGGGCTACCTGCTGCTCAAGGACCGGCTGGGCAAGCCGGCCGCACCCGTCACGCCGCCCGCCGTGGCCGCGTCGGCCGCGGTGCCGGTGATCGTGGCCCCGGCCACCGTGCCGGCGACGCCCGCCACGCCGGCGGTCGACCCCGCGCCAGCGGCGGTTGCCCCGCCGCCCGTCGTCGCCGTGCCGAACTGGTCCGCCAGCGCGGTCGCCCCGGCCGTGGCCCCGCCGCCCGCGACAACCCCGGTGACGCCCCCGCCCGTGACCGCGGTGGCGCCCACGCCGGCGCCCCGCGCCAATCCGCAGCCCGCGCGCCCCCGCACGCCGGCCGCCACCCCCGCCGCCCCGGCGGCCGCGGCCCAGACGCCGCGCGACGTGTGCAACGCCCGCGCCACGGGGTCGATGTCGAGCTGCATGCAGCGCGTCTGCACCCAGGGTGCCCTGGTGGACCATCCCCAGTGCGTGCAGCTGCGCCGCGACTCGGAGTGGTGA
- a CDS encoding YajQ family cyclic di-GMP-binding protein, with the protein MPSFDAVLDPNLVEVRNAVDNTAKEIGTRFDFKGSSAKVELKEKELTVFADSDFQIGQVLDILIAKLTKRNVDIRFMDRTAKIEKIGGDKVKQVITVKSGIDADTAKKIQTAIKGSKLKVQASIQGDTVRVTGAKRDDLQAAMALIRADVPDAPVSFNNFRD; encoded by the coding sequence ATGCCCAGCTTCGATGCCGTCCTCGATCCCAACCTCGTGGAAGTGCGCAACGCCGTCGACAACACCGCCAAGGAAATCGGCACGCGTTTCGACTTCAAGGGCTCGTCCGCCAAGGTCGAACTCAAGGAGAAGGAACTCACCGTCTTCGCCGACAGCGACTTCCAGATCGGCCAGGTCCTCGACATCCTGATCGCCAAGCTCACGAAGCGCAACGTCGACATCCGCTTCATGGACCGCACCGCCAAGATCGAGAAGATCGGCGGCGACAAGGTCAAGCAGGTGATCACCGTCAAGAGCGGCATCGACGCCGACACCGCGAAGAAGATCCAGACCGCCATCAAGGGCAGCAAGCTCAAGGTGCAGGCCTCGATCCAGGGCGACACCGTCCGCGTGACGGGCGCCAAGCGCGACGACCTGCAGGCCGCGATGGCGCTGATCCGCGCCGACGTGCCCGACGCACCGGTATCGTTCAACAACTTCCGTGACTGA